One genomic window of Eriocheir sinensis breed Jianghai 21 chromosome 57, ASM2467909v1, whole genome shotgun sequence includes the following:
- the LOC126984510 gene encoding zinc finger protein 219-like, giving the protein MCGDDLRHDARYDAPPPPEPRPEVRHEPPLDLREVRPPPCTEQQQQQQHQQQQQQQQRLEPRPEVVPVGPGPGERVAASPPLPPSSLPHSCQLCGKLISCRRNLWKHMERVHFNNPAVRCSLCAKMFKNKYALKDHQRIYHGGLSEPPPPPPPHSSLLSRILQDPRHAQGHPPQPHDPRHPPPMDLQQPPLMPREPLLRRPLEPHGQPLGRRHHEDEDVGGAGTYPGMGMGAMISQSLAPSMVGSPSSLAPPRPDWPTQDNPLALVNRAFLSELHQLVTKAD; this is encoded by the coding sequence ATGTGCGGCGACGACCTGCGGCACGACGCGCGCTACgacgcgccgccgccgccggagCCACGGCCGGAGGTGCGCCACGAGCCGCCGCTGGACCTGCGGGAGGTGCGGCCCCCGCCCTGcacggagcagcagcagcagcagcaacaccagcagcagcagcagcagcagcagcgcctgGAGCCGCGGCCCGAGGTGGTGCCGGTGGGGCCGGGCCCCGGGGAGCGTGTGGCCgcctcgccgccgctgccgcccagCTCGCTGCCACACTCGTGCCAGCTGTGCGGGAAGCTCATCTCCTGCCGCCGCAACCTGTGGAAGCACATGGAGCGCGTCCACTTCAACAACCCCGCCGTCCGCTGCTCGCTGTGCGCCAAGATGTTCAAAAACAAGTACGCCCTCAAGGACCACCAGCGCATCTACCACGGCGGCCTCAgcgagccgccgccgccgcctccgccccacTCCTCGCTGCTGTCCCGCATCCTGCAGGACCCGCGCCACGCCCAGGGCCACCCGCCGCAGCCCCACGACCCCCGCCACCCGCCGCCCATGGACCTCCAGCAGCCGCCCCTCATGCCTCGCGAGCCCCTCCTGCGGCGGCCTCTGGAGCCCCACGGCCAGCCGCTGGGCCGCCGCCACCACGAGGACGAGGACGTGGGCGGCGCCGGCACCTACCCGGGCATGGGCATGGGCGCCATGATATCCCAGTCGTTGGCGCCCAGCATGGTGGGCAGCCCCTCCTCGCTGGCGCCGCCCCGCCCGGACTGGCCCACGCAGGACAACCCGCTGGCGCTCGTCAACCGCGCCTTCCTCTCCGAGCTGCACCAGCTGGTCACCAAGGCAGACTAG